Genomic segment of Danio aesculapii chromosome 25, fDanAes4.1, whole genome shotgun sequence:
CTACACCTCATATATCAGTGAGGACTTGACATACTGCATGTAATTACCGGTACACCATCTGGGTTTTACCTAATATATCAAAACACTAATTATAAATCACTAAGGGACCAACCAATATAATGTGGTCTGACCACTCAGTTAAGAATTCTACTATTCAGCAAAACTTATAGGTCATGTCTTATGTGAACAAATTTATAGCTGTTCCATAGGCACATCTTAGAACATAAATCAACATACAAACACTCTCATACACATTGTCTAGATACTTTTAAGGCATTAAGCATTCCACAAGGTATTAGCAATGAGAGGCACCCCTAATTTACGATGACTTTGAGACCTCCCGTCTTAGCGAGCAGAGTCTCTGGTCTTCAGGGTCAGCTGCGCGAGCTGTGTGCACTCCGAGGGTAGGTAGTCAGGAGAGGGTAAGAACAGATGAGGGTCCAAGGGAGGTAGCGTCTCCCTTCCTCTCCGTTCCTGTGTCCTGCGCGCCCTCTTCTGGTCACGTCGTGCTCTTCTCTTGCTCTTGACTGTTTCAGATAAAGTTGAACTCTGAAGTATTGGAATGTCAGAATACAGGAGAGGTTTGCGTTGGTATTTTCGTTGTCTCACGTTAATAATGGCACCATTCGTTCCATGGGCACCATTCACTACaagtttgacttttttatttctaCTGTGAAATTGTTGAAAAGCAAAAAATCTGAGATATGCATTAATTATTATGACACTTTTTTTGATTCCCCTGTCAATACTTAAAATCATTGGATGTAGAAGTGCTGTACACTATactttgtgtaatttaatttattttaatttatttgtttgttttttgtatctTCTTATTTTTACCATTgttgtattagtttttttttgttttattttttgtattgtgttgtatgaTGTTCCTGATGgctatgcaataaataaaaataaataaataaataaaataaaaaaaatttaaaaagaagctaccagtaggcgtggccaaccgtcgccattttgttcgcgcatcatcgcaccaaccgggggataccaaacaagggcaaagaggtggagctaCAGACggctgctagcattttgcttagacggctttcctatgggagaaacgcttaatacttcattacctgcggctcgtttgtgttctgacaacatgtgcttggttgtacactatattaataaagtgtttagacttttaaaaacactgttgtaatacattgagccactaaacattgttcttatgatgtttttctacagaaggaaacaccaaattacttccaaatacttcaaatatagtctgtgttagtaaatgcaaggctattcatgaaatccaggcataaaactgtatgacagcatttcagatgactgttctagagccaacagctaatcaatctgtcagattctggagtgcattacagcaagaacattataaattattattaatcttaaataaaacaaatacattcataGGGATTCTATATAAGTAAATAATTTCAGtcacctgggaaacggaggccatgtgaatggtttgtgagcacaattaagtgcacacagcatgccatatcatctgataattgtaagaaattattccaaaggcaactgactgtgtaaagccacataaaacaacacaaaaatacgatgtatatgtcgacatcagcagctaatcagccggaatcagcagTGGTGacatgacggcgaccagcgagacctagctgttactcaagtggccacgccttcAATTATGCAGATGAATCAAAATCAGGCTGCAAACACCTGTAAAgctggccattttaacagtggggtcaatagaaatttgctcctTATGGGGCCAGGACTAGTGGAACTTtgataaattgcagtttcagttacttgcATATTTGCTTAACAAGGGAGAGCGGGACGTTGACTCTGGCCGGAATCGGGCAGTGAGTCCATAGGCATAGCAGTAGGTACAGCAGATGGAGAGGGGTAAGTCTCCGGCAGGCGAAAATCTAGCCGGAACTGGCCCGAGTGTATTTTGCTGTCTGGGTGGTTAGGCGTatatcagcaaactaataaagcccAATAAAGTCCTGACCTTACCGAAAAAAGAGTGTTCCATCAGATTCTGTATGTCAGAAAGtgtagtttactgctgaactcattttatcatggtaaaataacacagaaatttaataattaacatttctGCCGAAGCTCCAACGTCTGCTTTGAGAAACTGTTAAACTGTCTATCACAATGACACGCCCAGCATTAATTTACTGCTAAAAACATactctttacaaaaatgaaggTCTGCATCTATATCAGCACAATAACCAGTGCCTTTACTGACCAAAATCAGCTTTCGGAACATTTTATTGCaggtgtaattaatttttttatttgggctcattCATTAACACGGAGAGAAGGGCTTTATGACTTGTTCTTCAGCCAGCCCCCATTGGGCGATCCAACGGCCGagaccttcactcaaaagcaggctTGTGGCACACtgaattttcaaaatgggtgaactgtctctttaagaaaagGGCACCTTTTTATTAAACTGCTCACGTGAACAGCTGAACCACATCCGCTTCCATGACGCTTCCCCAGATGGACGTGACTTCCACCACGAGACGCGAAATCACGCCCATCTCATTTATATGCAAATCGCTCTGTAGTTTGAGGGCGTTCCAAGCTTTATAAGCCGCGTAGCCCCTTCCTCACATCACCAGTGCGGAAAAAAGTCTAAGCGGAGACATTTCCAGCCCGGTCTGCCCTGATTTACACTGTCAAATAGCAACTATCCACAGGTAAGACATGAGCCAACACTAATTTGTAATAAAGTAACCCGTTAAACGAAAGAAAGTTTTAGTCTTAGAGATTCGAATATGCCATAGTGGGTCGTGTTTTGCTATTTTCTCCTTAATCAATAAATTGATCATTAGACTATATGGCATTTTAATTTCCCTCAGAAGTGTATTTAGTAACAAGCATATGTTAACGTATTATTGTAACGTGCAGAGAGCTGATGTTGAAAGCTGTTGATCATTTGAACGAAAGCAACGTTTGTACTTCCACTGTTACGTAATCGTGGATGCACATCAAAAATACAATTAACGTAACACAACATTTCTTGTCaacctgtttatttttctttgagGCATCGTTTTGATGCATCTGTCTTGATCGTTAATTTGTAGTATATATTTCACGTATACTGGACCATGTGTATCAGGTCTGTCACATAGTGGTTTATCATTAAGGTTTGTGAGTCATTGAAGCCTACGTGCTTTTCTCAGCATGGACCAATGCACTTTTTGATGCACGTATCGCTTCCTTAATTGCAAAGGATTCTGGTACTTGTAGTTTTTAGGGATGCCCATGTGCACAAGTTGTACGTGAGATGAGTCAGTAATTATTCATCCAGTGAGTACGTGCAGGATTTCCCTATTTATGATCTCGAAATAATTCACTCATTATGTTTTGCATTATTACGTCTACTGAGAAAGTGGTTTTAATTCCCCCATCAGAGTAATGAGAGGCTATTATGAATCACCAATGGGGAAAATAGGCTTAGTCGTCTAATACTATGCAGTTGTAATTCTGTACTAGATCAAAcataatatattaattcattgttttgtttttgtggtgATGATCTGTGGATGTTAAGGACATTTAATCAAGAGTAAAGGGTTCTTAATGTCATTTGTTTATTCACTTTGCATTAATTCCACAGGCCATCTACGTGCCTCTGTGCACACAACACTGCTAAAGCTGGACATGAGAGGGGGGATGAAAATAGCGCTTTGCTCTTATACACTTAACCTTTCTTGTGGCTGCACTTGAGATGAAATGCTACATCCCTTAGTAGACTTCAATGCTATCATGTTAATGATCAGTCAAAGCTATCAAAATGGCAATTTGTTAGAAGTAATTAAAAAGGGCATAATCTCCCAAAGTGCTTTTACCTGAAAGTAAATTAGTTGACGAGATTCTGTGCTCTCCACAGTTGAAGATGGCCTCAACAAAGGAGAAACTCATTGCTCACGTGAGCAAGGAGCAGCCTGCAGGGCCCACAAACAAGGTGACAGTGGTTGGTGTTGGAATGGTTGGAATGGCTGCCGCCGTCAGCATCCTTCTCAAGGTCAGTGAGGTCACTGCACTGGATAAACCGTCACacaggataaaaaaaataaatccctgTATCAGTTTGCTgtttaattttgttgttgttgtttttaacaatacattattGCTAGTATgttcaaaaataatacaaataaattaaattgcatATAATAATTATAGTCCAATTAAgtctttttaaaatgattcacATTACTCATTTATTcttaatcaatttaaaataaaagtttacaacTTTGAAAATGATCTAACTCTGTGTTAAATGCCTTGTGGCCATTTTCCATGTTCAGTGGACCATGTTTCTATTGTGTTGGTTTAAATCTGGCATATgctatatgttttgtttaaaaaaattgtgaaaatcaGAGATAGTCTCACAGAGATTACCATATTGAAATGTAATAAGAGTCTAATGTTTAGAGGTAAACATATATGCCAGTAGCTTGTatgattttaatacaataaaaaaaaaaaaacatggtaagaGTTTGAATGGTTTGTAGGTCTTTGCTAGTCTGAAGGGGAGTGGTTATTTTTCTGCTATTGTTCAAGTAAATGAAAGTTCTCCTGACCTTAGAaaatagaatgatttctgaattaGAAGGAAGGCCTTGAATCTCTGCCAAAATGAAACCTTATCCCCATAACTGGAAATTAGGCAAAAAAGGAGACCATTCCATTGGGGATTGTCTTTTAATGGGAATAAATTAGCAGTTTATATATTCGTATGTAATctcatatttttttgcagttatataaataaaaaatatataaacaatacacCTATTCTGTCTTCAAGAAAGGtctaaaaatgtcaaacaaaatgtaaatattgaagCAAACAATAAGTAGAGGAGTGCTGATCACAATGCATGCATGTGCAGGATCTGACCGATGAACTCGCCCTGGTGGACGTGATGGAAGATAAGCTGAAAGGAGAGGCTATGGACTTGCAGCATGGAAGCCTCTTTCTCAAGACACACAAGATCGTAGCGGATAAAGGTCAGGTTTCATAATCGACTAATGAAGACATGAAATGTGAAAGGAGGAATAAAGTGACTGAATTTATGGCTGATAAGCAACAGACAAGTTAGATTGATGCTGATTTTATAGTACGCCAATAATATACCAGTGATATGGCTTGCATTCAAAGTTGTTATACAATTTATGCAGAAGTAAAATGAAAAAGTCTTCAGTGGTTTAAAATAGCATTGCATTATATAACTGCACtggaattatttttaattaacaaaagTGATAACTTATAGTTAAAATGCACTCAAAAACAATTTTTCCTACATGACAAACTGCTTATTAAAAATTAGCTTAgatttctgttgggacaacatgaaggaattttgtggaacccgtcacttttttttaacagaaCAATCTGAGCTGTGCTCTGTCAATTTAACATGCTCCAACCTGTCCAACTAGTGCCCAAGATATGAAACATACAAGGTTTATATATGTTTAGCTACTTGAACCAAGTAGTTTATCCTAGAAAATTATTTCATAAAGTTTTTCATGAGGATTTATTTTTAAAGCCAATGTCCTGTAAATGCTTATCTgcaccaaaaacaaaatgaacaagTAATATTATGCATATGTAATGATAAATCATACTAACAAGAGCACAGTTCAAAAAGAATTCTGCTCCTGTCAAACACTGCAACAAATCTTATTTAGTTCTTGTTACAACTTAAAGTCTAAACAAATATTTGCGAATATTCAGTCATTGGTTGTGTTTCCCAAAAGCATCAGAAGCAAAATTATACCATATAGAAAGTGGTTACTCACCATTTTAGTGAGATTGTTCTAAAATTGATGccgtttttttaaattttttttaatttttttttatttttatttttttctccagatTACAGCGTGACCGCAAACTCAAAAGTGGTTGTTGTGACCGCTGGAGCTCGTCAGCAAGAGGGTGAGAGCCGCCTGAACCTAGTCCAGAGGAATGTCAACATCTTCAAGTTTATTATCCCAAACATCATCAAGTACAGCCCCAACTGCATCCTTTTGGTGGTCTCAAACCCAGGTTTGCAATTACACAAGGAGTCCTGATAATGGCAATAAAGCCAAATAATAAACCAACTTTATCTATTCTTTAGTTGACATCTTGACCTATGTGGCCTGGAAGCTGAGCGGTTTGCCCAGGAACCGTGTGATTGGCAGTGGCACAAACTTAGATTCTGCTCGTTTCCGCTACTTGATGGGAGAGAAGTTGGGAATTCATCCATCTAGCTGCCATGGCTGGGTCGTTGGAGAACATGGAGACTCCAGCGGTGAGCACCGATGCAAGAGCACAATGAATGTcaatctttgtttgtttgttttctcaaaaaaaaaaatgtaaccctcccattttttttgtttttgtagttcCTGTGTGGAGCGGTGTAAATGTGGCTGGGGTGTCCCTCCAAGCTCTGAACCCTGATTTGGGTACAGATAAAGACAAGGAGGACTGGAAGAGTGTCCACAAGATGGTGGTTGACaggtgaaatttttattttattttatttttattttttaaccgaCTAGACATAACTACTAGGATTAGTCTCAGAAATGCATATAGAAAGGTTTTAGAGAGAGAAGCCAAATTATGTTGTATATGATCTGTAACAAATGTCTACTCTGTGTCCACATTAAACCTACAAATCAACCCCTTGGGTAAATGTATTTAGTCTGGGCTCATGGGTGTTTTTCTTTGTTGAACATTAATCTTGTTTGTTTTGGCAGTGCATATGAGGTTATTAAGCTGAAGGGTTACACTTCCTGGGCTATTGGAATGTCTGTAGCTGACCTGTGTGAGAGTATCTTGAAGAACATGCACAAGTGTCACCCGGTCTCTACTTTAGTCAAGGTGAGATGGATTAGTAAGTTTCTGGAAGATTAGTGATCATCTTTAACTAActaaatattatgaaaaatatatatattatattagtatttaagTAAATACTCGGAAACCTCTGTCTAATAACTGTGAGCAACTACCTCTAGGGATTTGAACAGCTGTTCATGAACCACAGTTTTATGAAACAAAATTTAAGCACATAGAAAACTGATGAATGCGTTCAGTTGGtttcaatacatttaatacatcTTTAAGTTTGCAATATTAAGTAACTGATTTGAACAATGGTTGCATCCAAAAATTGCATGCTTCCAtattatatagtacactaaaaacagtatgcgaaccgagtagtatgtccgaattcatagaattgtgtgcgagaagtacccggatgacctagtacttctggcgagattctaaaGTGCGCATCCAATGGACGCTAtgttatcccatgatgccacactagagaattcatgaataaaaGTGAAGCAACGCAGCTGACACAGGTCCACCACGTgttcatgacaaaatggcgaagTTTTATTCATACTTTATTGAACATACTTTACTAATGGCCGAgcagtaaattcaaatgcagtaccttctgagtagtaggcaatttttGGACTCAgccaatggtttttttttttttttttttttttttaaatcacaattagCACTTATCTGCCAAAGCCTATGAAATACTTCATAATGTTTTACttatatgtttttatgttgctgGCTAAGAGCtagtgcgtgtgcgcgtgtgatTTTTACCAGATTGATTGgagggattttgtagaggagtgaatctcgaataatatattacaaataaatttcaagcatagataaataaaatatagtaaagtgaattctagttttcaggtattcactattccgGTACAGATCTTGAATAATcagcactgcatagtcttcattgtgtattatttaatttttattaaagttacaaaaacatttcttttggccagatgttttaaaatttgaaatgtttacacagtcacaggccttaaagggaccgtttactcaaagattaaaatgtacttacccttcacttgtttcaatagtataggagttattaaattgTCTCCTTTTTGtgttctatttaaaaaataaataaataaataaaaaaacatcaaatgtctgaaacaagtgaagggtgtaatgaaaatggtaagtaatttttgggtgaactatctctttaaaatgcatgcagatgacaaacttttactccattatgagtAAAccctatattaaactataatcccaacatggCATATCCTGCAATgcgactattgtggatgcacacattgagatattgatgctgaaatgatatattgtgcagccctaacttgaatataggttagttgtcttacgtttctgtccttggccaaaaacttgctctcacattgttaaTGCTGTgcaagcattatcaaaatcaatataaaaaatttaaacaaaatagattgttgcgtgttctgTGATAtgttgtaataaatttgaacctctttgtttttcttattatttaccatgtgtatgtagacattacatgaaacatcaCGTCATGAAtatgtacttgaaagttctggaaaagtcattGAATTTTAGTAGTACAAATGTGTATAAACCCTGACAGATTGACTGACTACACAACTCTCACAAATGGTGCTTTTTAACTGCAAAGAATACCTTAAAGTACAGTTTATTTCAATCAATCTGTTTGCATTTTGAGAAGCAGGTAAACATGAACTAGAtacatttttatgtatgtatagAAATAATGATTCTGGACTGGTTTGTGTTTGACACACGTTTGTATAtcattagcttagcaacatgctaattattGGAAGCCATTGATGTTTTTTTTGAGCATTGATATCTGATACTTGTTTTATGTATTCACAGGGAATGCATGGCGTGAATGAGGAGGTCTTCCTAAGTGTGCCTTGCATTTTGGGTAACAATGGCCTGACAGATGT
This window contains:
- the ldha gene encoding L-lactate dehydrogenase A chain → MASTKEKLIAHVSKEQPAGPTNKVTVVGVGMVGMAAAVSILLKDLTDELALVDVMEDKLKGEAMDLQHGSLFLKTHKIVADKDYSVTANSKVVVVTAGARQQEGESRLNLVQRNVNIFKFIIPNIIKYSPNCILLVVSNPVDILTYVAWKLSGLPRNRVIGSGTNLDSARFRYLMGEKLGIHPSSCHGWVVGEHGDSSVPVWSGVNVAGVSLQALNPDLGTDKDKEDWKSVHKMVVDSAYEVIKLKGYTSWAIGMSVADLCESILKNMHKCHPVSTLVKGMHGVNEEVFLSVPCILGNNGLTDVVHMTLKPEEEKQLVKSAETLWGVQKELTL